ctataattttttttcggatgtcctgggacaattctctccttcactttctgttgtccatgttcagtgtggtacacaccttttcaccaaacagcagggtgactacttgtctccctttaaataggcagactgactgattatgagtttggaaacacctgtgatgtcaattaaatgacacacctgagttaatcatgtcactctggtcaaatagttttcaatcttttatagaggtaccatcatttttgtccaggcctgtttcattagtttgtttttttaaataattatgttaatcaacaattcaaaagtaatggctgtttttgattatttaattttcaataaatttttatttattgttacttttgtgagtttcaagtgatttcagtgagaattgtgggtttttccttctttaactgaggggtaccaacaattttgtccacgtgtgtacacagTGTAGACAAACATCCTCTGATTATGAACACCTaattaaacagcattttttgggggggcgTTGTTTATGTTTTAGGCAGCTGGTGTTTTGTTCACTGGCTGTTCTGACTGAGGAGAGAAACCCACTCGAGTGTCTGGATGCTTTTGGAGCCACAGGTGAGTGTTAGAGTATAGCACAATAATAGCATTAAAATATACAGACCTCCACCACTAAAAGCACTCACTCTATTTCATTCGACAAAAAAGTTATTGACTCCTTAGTGCTCCAATTTTGTCTCAACCCGTATGTGCTTGAATTTAGTGTATTTAGCATGTCTTTTGTTGTGACATTAAATTTCAGAACATTTCTGTGAGTTAGAGGAAGTATTTTACATTACTGGCAGAATTTTGAACTGAAACAGTGAGATGTTAATTGATCCTCactgtttgtgtatttactattttttggtcttttgtgaTTAGAAACTGttgctcaattttaaaaaagaaaaaaattttacggcatcaacaacaacattaatatTATTGCTAGCAATGAGCCCCAGTTTGATTCCCAGCCAGCCAGTCTTTGCTGCATGTAATTCCACTGGTTTCTTTGGCTTACTACAACTATGAAATAATGgttaaaaaatctgtaaaaaatggCACCAAGACATCATGGGTGAAAAAGAGGCCATGAAGAGGCTTAAaggtaataaataaattcttATAATTAATTCTGAAAAGGTTTTGGAGCAGTGTACACTGTCACAAAATCAAAGTAATCAATcttaaaaacattacaaaaattgAGATTTGATGACTTAGTCTGAGACTGAAAGATAGTCAAATTTCTTTCTTGGCAGTCATAACTTCTCTATATGTTTCATCACTTTCTTTAAAGCAATGAAACAGGAAGTTTGAATCTAAATCATGCTTTGGCAGTATTGATGTATTGTCAGCACTAAACCACTATCTTGTGTCTGCTGTGCTGCCTTTCAGGCATCATGGGTCTCCAGTGGGCAAAGCATCTTCGTAATGCCATCAAAGTGACCATAACAGATATCAGTGACACGTGTGTCAAAATGATCAAAGAGAACTGCAAGCTCAACCACATCCGTGTTGATGGATGCCCGCGAGGGCCCCGGGGGCCTGACAGTGAGGTGGAGGGAGTCCCCATCGCTACGGTGGAGGTCGCCAAGATGGATGCTAATGTCATTCTGCACCTGCGGGCTTTTGACTACATGTAAGTATTCAGGGTATtaacaaatctttaaaaatgctAGACAGGTTTTCAGTTAAATTTAGATTAGATTTAAGAATTTAGGCACATTAGAAATTTGAAGTGAAAGGTGTTAAACATTGAGGTGATATCAGTCCATAGAGTTAACTATGCTGACTtatggttttgtttctgtcgCTGTATATAGGAATCTCAAGAAAACTGTACTTAAAAGATACCAAAGTTAGTTCTGAGGTTTTCTTTGTGAAGTGTTGTTTTATGTAATGAAATAATTTATTACCTCAAACATTTTGATTATTCTATTTAGTTAAATCTATGTTACATGGAAATTGAAGTGAGCTTGTCACTTATCCATAGAACACATTTGCTCTGCTGTGGATATTGCGTTGGATTTTCTCTTAGAGGTCTTAAAATAGTGCTTCAATTAATACATTTGATGGTAGAATAACTTATTCAGTGGTTCAGAAATAATGATGATTAATCAGGAGAGAAACAGTCCTTCCACTTTCTCATGGGTAGGGTTAGTTGGTCTGTTGGTGTCTCCACAACTGCATCATGTCGAGCAGCTGTCAAACACTCTGTCAAATCAGTACCAGGTACATAGGAATTTTTATATCAAATAACAAATGGCTTAGAAGAATGAATACTTGAACAAACAATAacatgatgaataaaacaactgAATATAACAGGAACTGTACTTGGCTTCACTTTTGGAGGGCTATCATAGATGTATGAGGGGTTTACATTCTACAACATAAAGAAAACTATAACTTAAAGAATGTCTGTATCCCTTGATTCTTTCAGTCACCTGGATCCATATGGTACAGCTGTGAACTACTTGGATGCTGCCTTCAGAAATGTCCGTAACCTGGGCATCATCTCGGTCACGTCCACAGACACAAGTTCCTTGTACGCCAAGTCCCCAAATGTCACCCTGCGTCACTACGGCTGCCACATTGTGCGCACTGAGTACTACAGAGAGGTGGCTGCACGCATGGTTGTGGCCACTGTGGCCAGGTAgaccttttcatttttatttctgtcccAAAGGCATACAGAGTTTAACCAGAATTTAATCCTGTTTTCCTGCTGTCTGCTGAAGAGCGGCGGGACGCTGTAACAAAGGCATTGAGGTGCTGTTGGCGGTAGCATTGGAACATTTCGTGCTGGTGGTGGTGAGAGTGCTGAGAGGTCCTACACAAGCTGATGAGTCGGCCAAGAAATTACGAAAACTGGTCCACTGTCAGTGGTGTGAAGAGAGACTCTTCCTCAAACAGGGAAACATGGTGGACGGTGAGTTGCTGATGTTAGCGTGATGTCATTAGTCCAAGCCTGTACTGCCCTCAAGAGAGAACTGAAACACTGTAAAGAACAGTTTGTTTGTAGGTTTTACGCAGAATATTAATTCAACACTTAGATACACATGACAATGACAAGTAAAAACTTGTACATAAACAAACTGTTCAACTTCTATGCAAATACGATGTATAGCACATGAGACATGAGATTCCTTAATTCACTTGAATTTTTAAGGTTTTAATGTTCAGTTGTTACAGGTGCCAGCATACCAAACTATAAAATCAACAGGTTGAGACGCATTCACTGTAACAATAATGGAAAAACTACAATACACAAAGGTCCTGCCAGTCTATAGGAAATACTGGGGCACTACAGTCCACCATGAATGTTGTTTACTTTCAGTTACAGTACATACATACTGTTTGATGCTCTGCAATGAAATTGCTCTTCTTGTGAGCACACACAGGAAGTAGTGAGTAACAGCAACCTCATGCAGTGTATCTGATGCCcagttaatgtatttttaaagagATGTGTTGTTCAGTAGAACATCTGTCACTGACTGTCTGTACAAGctttaataaaacattcagCTGGCTAGAAAACAATGAAGGCAACTTTCACTGGTGCATTTTTTCAGCTGTAGCAAATTGACATTGTTTGAAGTTGTCTCATAACTGTGTAAGTTCAGATAGTGTCTTAATGTCTGTTTCTTCCAGACACGCTACCCTGTAACTGCCATGGAAGTCTACCTGGAAAGACAGCAGTGCAGCTTGGACCTCTGTGGTGAGCCTCTCAGTAGTACTGCACACAGTGATACAGACACACCTCATTCACCTGTATAAGGCCACTGAATACTGTGTTCATTCATAAATATTGTGTTTTGGTTCTATTTGTTGGTGGCGTAATCCAGTtgaattcaaaaatatttatttttttctaaagggGCAGAGGCAAGCACGTTTGCAAAAACATATACAGAGAAAATAATTGAGCATTAGTTGACAGGTTATAGGAAACCAATTTGCCAAGCCACCTAAATGTCAACTAGGGTAACtgtgcagttttattttactgagtAGTTATAGCGTTGTTGCTTTTCACAAGTCTGAGGgctcatttattttataaaaattaaTCAGTCGTCATGTGCAGAGCAAAGTGAAGAAGGAATTATTGTGTTGAAAATCTTCATGCAGGGAGATGAGCACTGTATAAAATGGATAATCCAGTGCAAAAGACTAGCAGGGCTGCCTTAATGCAAGATCCGCATTCTCAGCATAACTTGAAATTTCAGAGTGGTAGGTTGCTGCTCAGAGGCTATTTCCTGTAGCACACAGATAGTGGAAGGACAAAGCCGACTGCAATGAACGGTGACTTTTACTTGCATCCTACATCTGGAGAGTCAGACTAGGAGTAGtgtaatgtttgtgtgtgtgtgtgtgtgtgtgtgtgtgtatatatatgtgtatgtgcaGGTCCGGCCCTCTGTTTAATACAGGCTTTCTGAGGAAGATGTTGTCTGCAGCGGTACAGCACAGTATGGATGACATCCAGCCACTCGTCAAAACTCTTATCTGCGAGTCTGAGTGCACCACCCTCAAGTCTTTTGTTCATGGGCCATCTGCTCTCACTAACCAGGGTAACACTCTTTTACCTCTAATGGTTATGTGATAATTGTAGGATCAATCATGTTTACTGAACCCCCTTTGCATATTTAGTGGAGTGTGGCGTTGTCATTAAGACCCTACAGAGCGGAGAGGAGTTGGGTCCTGCTGACCAGTCCGGTGAGTCAGTCACTCATCTGCTGTTAActcacttttcttcttcttcccatTTCTGTTTTCCTACAAAATGCTTGCACACACATGGGTTTCTAACCGATCTGATATCCCAAAATTGCGTGTGATGACTGATGACAGAGCAGGTATTTTCAGCATTCAGATTTTGGGGCTGACTTTTCAATGAGGTAAACACTTGGAAAACCAGGGATAGTAATAACATGCCAGGTTGTATGTGAGCCGTACAGTCATCGTACTGTAACTTGGTGTCCTTTAGAGGACAGTTTACTGCATTTCTGCTTCCAGAGAACTCACAATGGAGTCGATTTGCAGGGAAAACTTTCTTTAACTTCATAAACTCTTGATTATGACATATTGTACACACCGCTTGTTGTATTACCAATATGCTGCTTTTTGATGCCTCCAGGGTTTCAGTTTCTGCTTGGACATCTGTGATTTCAAATTTGTATTacatgaaaatatgaatatttagaaATATATATGAAATTTCACCTTACTATAAATATACATGCACTCACAGCTTTACTTGCTGCATATCGCCCAGCTTGTGACATTGGTCTTGAAAGCCAGGTTTATCCCTAAAAGAATACAAACATTTTGATGTCAGATACTTTCCAAAATGATTATGACAATAAATTTAACACTAAAGTGTTGCAGACATAAATATATTAGATGAGTAATATTAGgtacttggtcacaaaaattaaaagaaagttatttttgttttccatttgtttaattttttgtggtACCACTTGTTAaatgaaaatgactttttttatttttgtgatcaagtgtttcatatttaataagcattctgtgtgttttgcgTTGTATTATTTTGACATGCAACTAAATAAAGTTGAGAAAATATCACTAATTTTTCCTCTGAATTaccagtttatttatttatttgatctacttgtcccaTATTGTACATGCACAATCAGTGACACAGTGAGAAACAACAGTAAAAAATGTCCAACTGTTATCTTAAACACAGATTATCAGACTATTTGCCTGTTACTGAGATATTGCCATTGAAGCATAGactcagtttttttgtgtgtgtgtgaaaaatgtgctgaaagtgaATCAGTCGGCAATTTTGAAAAGCACTTAATATATCGATGCAAAATTTCATTGATAACATTTAAATATCAAAAActctgtgattaaaaaaaaaaagttcaaaacaaGTCAGAGATGGGCAGCCAGAAGACCACGGATGATTTAGGATGGAATGACCCTTTAGAGTCTTGTGCATCCTTTTGTTCTTCAGTCTGACTTGTTTGATATCTTTAGAAAGCTGTTTGACAGCAAAGCTCTGAGTTTAGTTTTCTGCTCAGATATGATTTCAATGTTTCTGCAGGGAAGAGGAAGACCGGAGAGGAGTCTGGAAGCGTAGTAAAAAAGCTGAAGTCTGATGTGTCTCTGGAACACCCGCCTTTCTACTACAGTATCCACCGCCACAGCATCCGAGGCATGAACATGCCCAAGTGAGTGACCTCTAACGGTTTCTGTTCTAATGTAAGATCTTCATGGATCCAAGTGTGTTTGTAAGAAGAAAGCCCAAGGAAAATAAGGAAAAACTCTGTGGTCAAGCTGAGACAGATAAAGGAAGAGATAAAATACAAAGCGTTGTTATACATACTGTATTTCCTTTTTTCAGAGAACAGAGAGGTTTTTCTGTGGGAGTGGTCCGTTAGTTGATCCTTTCATCTTTTTATAAACAATGAAAACTAATCAACTTTCTACCATGAGGTGTGCCAAGTAGCTGCTTGGAATTTTAAAATTTTCCTCATAGAAAACCTCACAAAGCCCCTGTCCAAcattaaatacacaaaatgacaaagtgatGTCTAACAGCCATGGAcacaaataatgaataattGTTTATGTTTATTGTTCCTGTTTACAGGTTGAACAAGTTCCTACAGTATCTGACAGAGGCTGGCTTCAGGGTGAGTCGGACTCACTTCGACCCAACAGGAGTTCGAACCGATGCCACGCTGCTGAAGTTTAAATCTGTCCTCACCAAGTACAGCGTTCCCACGTACACCAATGCCACCGCCACTCAGAAGAGTGTGAGCACAGAGACAACAACTTGAGCAGAGTGGAACCCGACAGAGAAGCCAAGATGGCTTCCAACTCGTCCACACCTGACAGAAAACGTTCTTTCTGCTCCACAAAGTTCTGACTGCACTGATATCTGAAAAGCCACCCTGCATACTGTATTTATATGTGCTTTTATTGGAACAAACTTTTATCAAACTAAAACTgaggtgggttttttttttttaaaacacaaatccaATCAATCCTTCAACAGCACAGATGACCCTAGTTTATCTACTACgctatttatttgttttgaaaatcCATATTGTACACatttggcttttttctttttgttacattttagttttgccttctaaaaacataataaaatctTTCTGAAAAGCGTGATTATATAACAGATCAATAAATATGTATTGGCAGTGTACACTTTGacagcagaaaatacaaaatgacacataagAAAATAgttcagataaataaaaacaaaataatcgACATAAGAAAACCCAAGAGGTAGATAAAAAATTCAACAATAACAAATATCGCAAATCTTTATCAAGAACTTAAAACAAAGTAGAAAGAATCTTTGTAAAGAAGTAGAAAAAGACAACTACAGCAAGCTGCAGAACGACCACAAAACCCTCTGCAAACAAATCACTACAGAGATCactacacaaaatgatcacaaaagcagaaaacaatagcaactgcagaaaaacactaATGGGCAACAAGAACCATTATAAGGAAAGAAAATTGCTGTGAAGAGGCATGAAGGAACCAGAACAACATGCAGAACGATCACAAAGACAGAGTGACCGCAGGTGACAATGACTAGAAATaagtgtcttttgttgttttgcaaatCCATGGTTTAGTCtgaaagagagacacaaaagaacaacgaAGCATGTGAAACAGCcacgaaaaacaaaaaaacatgaa
This region of Acanthochromis polyacanthus isolate Apoly-LR-REF ecotype Palm Island chromosome 4, KAUST_Apoly_ChrSc, whole genome shotgun sequence genomic DNA includes:
- the trmt1l gene encoding TRMT1-like protein isoform X4, which produces MAELREADAAKPHREDVSIKLDNVEDAPSTTYQAAEQVAENEADGDSDTKPSTTASERHISIQTKLKGLEMLADLDGAGRKSCPLCPEEKFKACYSHKLRRHLQNLHWKVYVELQGQRMCICHLPCRNLKPSLSGDQVSGRHVAHYHCVVCSVTIARKTDMISHLKRHINKGETEASYSGSSDVPFEEPAAPSGHAYEIMKELGTNVQLLPNHTTPQKSDTYFNRKMKSNRQLVFCSLAVLTEERNPLECLDAFGATGIMGLQWAKHLRNAIKVTITDISDTCVKMIKENCKLNHIRVDGCPRGPRGPDSEVEGVPIATVEVAKMDANVILHLRAFDYIHLDPYGTAVNYLDAAFRNVRNLGIISVTSTDTSSLYAKSPNVTLRHYGCHIVRTEYYREVAARMVVATVARAAGRCNKGIEVLLAVALEHFVLVVVRVLRGPTQADESAKKLRKLVHCQWCEERLFLKQGNMVDDTLPCNCHGSLPGKTAVQLGPLWSGPLFNTGFLRKMLSAAVQHSMDDIQPLVKTLICESECTTLKSFVHGPSALTNQVECGVVIKTLQSGEELGPADQSGKRKTGEESGSVVKKLKSDVSLEHPPFYYSIHRHSIRGMNMPKLNKFLQYLTEAGFRVSRTHFDPTGVRTDATLLKFKSVLTKYSVPTYTNATATQKSVSTETTT
- the trmt1l gene encoding TRMT1-like protein isoform X3; amino-acid sequence: MKKPEERQSGLQESRRKAVQSQSVNLTVNIGEPNIYFILFSLYLTRSVPLRYNDLFPKGSLAKRAARETLQTSSEHHHSYFYFDNVEDAPSTTYQAAEQVAENEADGDSDTKPSTTASERHISIQTKLKGLEMLADLDGAGRKSCPLCPEEKFKACYSHKLRRHLQNLHWKVYVELQGQRMCICHLPCRNLKPSLSGDQVSGRHVAHYHCVVCSVTIARKTDMISHLKRHINKGETEASYSGSSDVPFEEPAAPSGHAYEIMKELGTNVQLLPNHTTPQKSDTYFNRKMKSNRQLVFCSLAVLTEERNPLECLDAFGATGIMGLQWAKHLRNAIKVTITDISDTCVKMIKENCKLNHIRVDGCPRGPRGPDSEVEGVPIATVEVAKMDANVILHLRAFDYIHLDPYGTAVNYLDAAFRNVRNLGIISVTSTDTSSLYAKSPNVTLRHYGCHIVRTEYYREVAARMVVATVARAAGRCNKGIEVLLAVALEHFVLVVVRVLRGPTQADESAKKLRKLVHCQWCEERLFLKQGNMVDDTLPCNCHGSLPGKTAVQLGPLWSGPLFNTGFLRKMLSAAVQHSMDDIQPLVKTLICESECTTLKSFVHGPSALTNQGKRKTGEESGSVVKKLKSDVSLEHPPFYYSIHRHSIRGMNMPKLNKFLQYLTEAGFRVSRTHFDPTGVRTDATLLKFKSVLTKYSVPTYTNATATQKSVSTETTT
- the trmt1l gene encoding TRMT1-like protein isoform X1; translation: MKKPEERQSGLQESRRKAVQSQSVNLTVNIGEPNIYFILFSLYLTRSVPLRYNDLFPKGSLAKRAARETLQTSSEHHHSYFYFDNVEDAPSTTYQAAEQVAENEADGDSDTKPSTTASERHISIQTKLKGLEMLADLDGAGRKSCPLCPEEKFKACYSHKLRRHLQNLHWKVYVELQGQRMCICHLPCRNLKPSLSGDQVSGRHVAHYHCVVCSVTIARKTDMISHLKRHINKGETEASYSGSSDVPFEEPAAPSGHAYEIMKELGTNVQLLPNHTTPQKSDTYFNRKMKSNRQLVFCSLAVLTEERNPLECLDAFGATGIMGLQWAKHLRNAIKVTITDISDTCVKMIKENCKLNHIRVDGCPRGPRGPDSEVEGVPIATVEVAKMDANVILHLRAFDYIHLDPYGTAVNYLDAAFRNVRNLGIISVTSTDTSSLYAKSPNVTLRHYGCHIVRTEYYREVAARMVVATVARAAGRCNKGIEVLLAVALEHFVLVVVRVLRGPTQADESAKKLRKLVHCQWCEERLFLKQGNMVDDTLPCNCHGSLPGKTAVQLGPLWSGPLFNTGFLRKMLSAAVQHSMDDIQPLVKTLICESECTTLKSFVHGPSALTNQVECGVVIKTLQSGEELGPADQSGKRKTGEESGSVVKKLKSDVSLEHPPFYYSIHRHSIRGMNMPKLNKFLQYLTEAGFRVSRTHFDPTGVRTDATLLKFKSVLTKYSVPTYTNATATQKSVSTETTT
- the trmt1l gene encoding TRMT1-like protein isoform X2, giving the protein MKKPEERQSGLQESRRKAVQSQSVNLTVNIGEPNIYFILFSLYLTRSVPLRYNDLFPKGSLAKRAARETLQTSSEHHHSYFYFDNVEDAPSTTYQAAEQVAENEADGDSDTKPSTTASERHISIQTKLKGLEMLADLDGAGRKSCPLCPEEKFKACYSHKLRRHLQNLHWKVYVELQGQRMCICHLPCRNLKPSLSGDQVSGRHVAHYHCVVCSVTIARKTDMISHLKRHINKGETEASYSGSSDVPFEEPAPSGHAYEIMKELGTNVQLLPNHTTPQKSDTYFNRKMKSNRQLVFCSLAVLTEERNPLECLDAFGATGIMGLQWAKHLRNAIKVTITDISDTCVKMIKENCKLNHIRVDGCPRGPRGPDSEVEGVPIATVEVAKMDANVILHLRAFDYIHLDPYGTAVNYLDAAFRNVRNLGIISVTSTDTSSLYAKSPNVTLRHYGCHIVRTEYYREVAARMVVATVARAAGRCNKGIEVLLAVALEHFVLVVVRVLRGPTQADESAKKLRKLVHCQWCEERLFLKQGNMVDDTLPCNCHGSLPGKTAVQLGPLWSGPLFNTGFLRKMLSAAVQHSMDDIQPLVKTLICESECTTLKSFVHGPSALTNQVECGVVIKTLQSGEELGPADQSGKRKTGEESGSVVKKLKSDVSLEHPPFYYSIHRHSIRGMNMPKLNKFLQYLTEAGFRVSRTHFDPTGVRTDATLLKFKSVLTKYSVPTYTNATATQKSVSTETTT